The proteins below come from a single Prochlorococcus marinus str. MIT 9215 genomic window:
- a CDS encoding aminopeptidase P N-terminal domain-containing protein, producing the protein MFKPENKVFEERREIFLNKLGGKAAIIPAANLVKHHADCEYPFRQDSNFWYLTGFDEPDAIALFLSHKPKGERFIMFVAPKDVMSEVWHGFRWGLEGAEKDFNADKAHPINELRELLPAYLNGSDEIVFSIGRYPLIEKLVLEIFAKQLDNRSRLGIGANSIKSPEIYLNEMRLIKSEFEIKRMREAIQISAEAHELVRESISSKKNERQIQGIIEGFFLEKGARGPAYNTIVASGDNACILHYTSNNAPLKKEDLLLVDAGCSLTDYYNGDITRTIPIGGQFSKEQKAIYEIVLSAQKNAIKSAVKGSNSSAVHDVALTILIEGLKELGLLSGSTEAIIESQSYKHLYMHRTGHWLGLDVHDVGAYRMGDYEVPLQNGMILTVEPGIYISDRIPVPEGQPLIDQKWKGIGIRIEDDVLVADSNPEVLSIAALKEISDLEF; encoded by the coding sequence ATGTTTAAACCCGAAAATAAAGTTTTTGAAGAAAGAAGAGAAATATTCCTAAATAAATTAGGTGGAAAAGCTGCTATTATCCCGGCGGCTAATCTTGTAAAGCATCATGCCGATTGTGAATATCCTTTTAGGCAAGATAGTAATTTTTGGTATTTAACCGGTTTTGATGAACCAGATGCAATTGCTCTTTTCTTATCACATAAGCCAAAGGGAGAGAGATTTATTATGTTTGTTGCTCCTAAAGATGTTATGAGCGAAGTCTGGCACGGCTTTAGATGGGGTTTAGAAGGCGCTGAAAAAGATTTTAATGCAGACAAGGCTCACCCAATAAACGAATTAAGAGAATTACTCCCAGCTTACCTAAATGGTTCTGATGAAATTGTTTTTTCAATTGGTAGGTATCCATTAATTGAGAAACTGGTGCTTGAAATATTTGCAAAACAACTTGATAACCGATCAAGATTAGGAATTGGCGCGAATTCTATTAAATCTCCAGAAATCTATTTAAATGAGATGAGATTAATTAAAAGTGAATTTGAAATTAAGAGGATGAGAGAGGCTATACAAATTTCAGCAGAGGCTCATGAACTAGTTAGAGAATCTATCTCATCAAAGAAAAATGAAAGACAAATTCAGGGTATTATAGAGGGATTTTTTTTGGAAAAAGGTGCGAGAGGACCAGCTTATAACACTATTGTTGCCTCAGGAGATAATGCATGTATTTTGCATTACACTTCAAATAACGCTCCCTTGAAGAAGGAAGATTTATTGTTGGTAGATGCTGGCTGTTCACTAACTGATTATTACAATGGAGACATAACAAGAACCATTCCAATAGGTGGTCAATTTTCTAAAGAGCAAAAAGCTATCTACGAAATTGTATTGAGTGCGCAGAAAAATGCAATCAAAAGTGCTGTAAAAGGATCTAATTCTAGTGCTGTTCATGATGTTGCTTTAACAATTCTGATAGAAGGATTAAAAGAACTTGGTTTATTGTCGGGTAGTACTGAGGCGATAATAGAGAGTCAATCTTATAAACATCTTTACATGCATAGAACTGGACATTGGCTCGGCTTAGATGTTCATGATGTTGGAGCATATAGAATGGGAGACTATGAAGTGCCTTTACAGAATGGGATGATTCTTACGGTAGAACCTGGAATCTATATTAGTGATAGGATCCCTGTCCCTGAGGGACAACCCCTAATAGATCAGAAATGGAAAGGCATAGGGATAAGAATAGAAGATGATGTTTTAGTCGCAGATTCAAACCCAGAAGTTTTAAGTATTGCTGCACTAAAGGAAATTTCTGATTTAGAATTTTAA
- a CDS encoding CNNM domain-containing protein, with product MEPSVYGLILLIVIILIGSACCSGAEAAFLAVNSIRILEIASKQKPKSSANQLLKLRKHLGRTLTVITITNNGFNIIGSLILGVYGALVINSSYGLTLFSIVFYILVVLVGEVLPKALGTRFSVQIALLSVPILRILNILMRPFLILIEQIFPVITAENEISTDEEEIRQMAKIGSQKGFIEADEAAMIFKVFQLNDLKAKDLMIPRVSAPCLDGSSNLDEISKLIISDNSPWWVILGDKVDKIQGVVKREKMLAELVIGENKKSLSEICEPVDYIPEMIKADQLLTRFDKNHKGVKVVVDEFGGFVGIIGAEAVLSVLAGWWKK from the coding sequence ATGGAACCAAGTGTTTACGGATTAATATTGCTTATCGTTATTATTTTAATTGGGTCAGCATGTTGTTCGGGAGCAGAGGCAGCTTTTTTGGCTGTTAATTCAATAAGAATTTTAGAAATAGCCTCAAAACAAAAGCCAAAAAGTTCTGCTAATCAACTACTTAAACTCAGAAAACACCTTGGAAGGACACTTACTGTAATTACGATTACGAATAATGGATTTAATATCATTGGAAGTCTAATTTTAGGTGTATATGGAGCATTAGTAATTAATAGTAGTTATGGTTTAACTTTATTTTCAATTGTTTTTTATATATTGGTTGTTTTAGTAGGAGAAGTTCTTCCTAAAGCTCTTGGCACAAGATTTTCGGTTCAAATAGCATTATTATCAGTTCCCATCTTGAGAATATTAAACATCTTAATGAGGCCATTCTTAATATTAATAGAACAAATATTTCCAGTTATTACTGCAGAAAATGAAATATCAACTGATGAAGAGGAAATTAGACAAATGGCAAAAATTGGGAGTCAAAAAGGTTTCATAGAAGCTGATGAAGCAGCAATGATATTCAAGGTTTTTCAACTAAATGACTTAAAAGCTAAAGACTTAATGATCCCTAGAGTATCAGCACCCTGTCTGGATGGGTCGTCTAATCTTGATGAAATTTCAAAACTTATAATTTCTGATAACTCTCCATGGTGGGTTATTTTGGGAGATAAAGTTGACAAAATACAAGGTGTAGTTAAGCGTGAAAAAATGTTAGCAGAATTAGTTATTGGGGAAAATAAAAAATCTTTATCAGAAATATGCGAACCTGTAGACTACATTCCTGAAATGATAAAGGCAGATCAATTATTAACGAGATTTGACAAAAACCATAAAGGAGTAAAAGTAGTAGTAGATGAATTTGGTGGATTCGTGGGGATTATTGGTGCAGAAGCTGTCTTATCTGTATTAGCTGGTTGGTGGAAGAAATAA
- a CDS encoding GTP-binding protein: MKQLKISKNYLLLKNWWESIDLTNYEKSFFNREIISFNQQLFRLKEKKIRIGAYGKSGVGKSSVLNSLLQANIFKTNIINGTTREIKAEEWDIKDLTLNSVELLDFPGFDFCDIKFPDKVYSCINHSDIILFIVSGDLNRNELNEIISLIKNGKKIIVTFNKIDLFNKNELKEIIESIKFKLPKDFNIPIILNHGKNLKNYLSKIINQHGEIFLTLNSLQLADKLFLEIKEQRLKKRQKLAQSTIGKFSTIKASTVALNPFILFDIAGSFALDTALISELSKIYGLNLKGESARKIFKNISINNLFLGATQVGVNTSFNLVRKVILLTAPFTNGLSLLPYGPIAIIQAAIAVHSTKILGKLAAKEIFKKSKASFIEPYILLNNINFNEPEIFKHINIYLTKRNLNDNFVSFLP; encoded by the coding sequence ATGAAACAATTAAAAATTAGTAAAAATTATTTACTTTTAAAAAATTGGTGGGAGTCTATTGATCTTACCAACTATGAAAAAAGTTTTTTTAATAGAGAAATAATTTCTTTTAATCAACAACTTTTTAGGCTAAAAGAAAAAAAAATAAGAATTGGCGCGTATGGTAAATCGGGAGTAGGAAAATCCTCTGTTTTAAATTCTTTATTACAAGCAAATATATTCAAAACGAATATTATCAATGGGACCACAAGAGAAATAAAAGCTGAAGAATGGGATATTAAAGATCTAACACTCAATAGTGTAGAGTTGCTAGATTTTCCAGGATTTGATTTCTGCGATATAAAATTTCCAGATAAAGTTTACTCGTGCATAAATCACTCAGATATAATTTTATTCATAGTCTCAGGAGATTTAAATAGAAATGAATTAAACGAAATCATCTCCTTGATTAAAAATGGAAAAAAAATTATTGTAACTTTTAATAAAATCGATCTTTTCAACAAAAATGAATTAAAAGAAATAATAGAAAGTATAAAGTTTAAGCTTCCAAAAGATTTTAATATTCCAATAATCCTTAACCATGGAAAGAATCTTAAAAATTACTTATCAAAGATAATCAATCAACATGGTGAAATATTTCTAACATTAAATTCTCTTCAATTAGCTGACAAATTGTTTCTGGAAATAAAAGAGCAAAGATTGAAAAAAAGACAAAAATTAGCTCAATCAACTATCGGTAAATTTTCGACAATAAAGGCATCAACGGTAGCTCTTAATCCTTTTATTCTGTTCGATATTGCTGGCAGTTTTGCACTAGATACAGCATTGATTAGCGAATTAAGTAAAATTTACGGCTTAAATTTAAAGGGTGAATCTGCCAGAAAAATATTCAAAAATATATCAATCAATAATTTATTTTTGGGCGCAACTCAAGTCGGAGTCAATACATCTTTCAATCTTGTTAGAAAAGTAATTTTATTAACAGCACCTTTCACTAACGGGCTATCATTATTACCATATGGGCCTATAGCAATTATTCAGGCAGCAATAGCAGTACACTCTACAAAGATCCTTGGAAAATTAGCAGCCAAAGAGATATTTAAAAAAAGCAAAGCTTCGTTTATAGAACCTTATATATTGCTTAATAATATTAATTTTAATGAACCGGAGATTTTTAAACACATAAACATATATTTAACAAAAAGAAATTTAAATGATAATTTTGTTAGTTTTCTACCTTAA
- a CDS encoding nicotinate-nucleotide adenylyltransferase: MGKNIALFGTSADPPTIGHKKILEELSKIYAFTISYVSNNPQKKHIEDISIRSHLLKTLIEDLDNPKILFNQSVSSKWAVESIKKCKDIYEFNNLDFVIGSDLIKDIFYWKNFDKIILEVSFFIILREGYPVESNTLKMLETHKVKFKISTIQIPETSSSNFRLNFNCSNLPKALIDIVKKNNLYESSKLVE, from the coding sequence ATGGGAAAAAACATTGCATTATTTGGTACTAGTGCAGATCCACCTACCATTGGACATAAAAAAATACTTGAAGAATTATCAAAAATTTATGCTTTTACCATTAGCTATGTGAGCAATAACCCCCAAAAAAAGCACATAGAGGATATATCAATTCGTAGCCATTTGTTAAAAACTCTTATTGAAGATTTAGATAATCCTAAAATTTTATTTAATCAAAGTGTTAGTAGCAAATGGGCAGTAGAGTCAATCAAAAAATGTAAAGACATTTATGAATTTAATAATTTAGATTTTGTTATTGGGAGTGATTTAATTAAAGATATTTTCTACTGGAAAAATTTTGACAAGATTATTTTAGAGGTTAGTTTTTTTATAATTTTAAGAGAGGGATATCCTGTTGAATCAAATACTCTTAAGATGTTAGAAACTCACAAAGTGAAATTTAAGATTTCGACCATCCAAATTCCAGAAACTTCAAGTTCTAATTTTAGATTAAATTTTAACTGTTCTAATTTACCAAAGGCATTAATAGATATAGTTAAGAAGAATAATTTATATGAATCTTCTAAATTAGTTGAATGA
- a CDS encoding NAD+ synthase, with the protein MKFLLAQINPVVGDLEGNAKKILYIASKACSISADFVLTPELSLWGYPANDLLLKKNLIKNQYQIIDQLALDINKKYGNLSITIGIAEIINDSFFPNLYNSIALLEGGEWKIIARKIILPTYEVFDEKRYFRSEEKVSVLVKKIKNKMWRLGFTICEDLWVNKDIEGRGIHKKNPIIDLKKKKVDILINLSASPYTFQKLELRSKVSSFAAQYLQVPLIYVNQIGANDNLIFDGSSFILDKNGSKIKQLKSFSEELSSWEINQMEPEKNKFENSEMSSIFNALVLGVKDYAKKCGFKTALIGLSGGIDSALVSAIATAALGSDNVYCVSMPSKWSSSHSKSDAKDLAKRLNINFNIIPIEKLMTSFEDSFVKTIDFEMAEITNQNIQSRIRGTLLMALANQEKHLLLSTGNKSELAVGYCTLYGDMNGGLSVIGDLYKSNVFKLCNWLDSKDSINHRKSYMLNINEDIIGENIRKKAPSAELGPNQLDTDSLPPYSILDNILKGIIEEKKDLKQLEEYGFKKELILKIISLIKKAEFKRKQAPPILKLSSQSLGSDWRIPIAISY; encoded by the coding sequence ATGAAGTTTTTACTCGCTCAAATAAATCCTGTTGTTGGAGATTTAGAGGGCAACGCAAAAAAAATACTATATATTGCTTCAAAAGCTTGCTCAATTTCTGCTGATTTTGTTCTTACTCCAGAATTATCATTATGGGGATATCCTGCAAATGATTTACTTTTAAAAAAAAATTTAATCAAAAATCAATATCAAATAATTGATCAATTAGCCCTAGATATAAATAAAAAATATGGAAACTTAAGCATAACGATAGGTATAGCTGAGATAATAAATGATTCTTTTTTCCCAAACCTTTATAATTCAATTGCGTTGCTTGAGGGCGGAGAATGGAAAATAATTGCTCGTAAAATTATTCTTCCTACTTACGAAGTATTTGATGAGAAAAGATACTTTAGATCAGAAGAAAAAGTTTCCGTATTGGTAAAAAAAATTAAAAATAAAATGTGGCGACTTGGCTTTACTATATGTGAGGATTTATGGGTGAACAAAGATATAGAAGGTAGAGGAATTCATAAAAAAAACCCTATTATTGATCTTAAGAAAAAAAAAGTGGATATCTTAATAAACTTATCAGCCTCCCCCTATACGTTCCAAAAGTTAGAGCTAAGATCCAAAGTTTCCAGTTTTGCTGCACAATATCTTCAAGTACCTCTAATTTATGTAAATCAGATCGGAGCAAATGATAATTTAATTTTTGATGGAAGTAGTTTTATCCTTGATAAGAATGGATCTAAAATTAAGCAACTTAAATCTTTTTCAGAAGAGCTCTCCAGCTGGGAAATTAATCAAATGGAACCTGAAAAAAATAAATTTGAAAACTCGGAAATGTCATCAATTTTTAATGCATTAGTCCTTGGTGTAAAAGATTATGCAAAAAAATGTGGCTTTAAAACAGCTTTAATTGGATTAAGCGGTGGAATTGATTCAGCACTTGTTTCAGCAATTGCAACAGCTGCCCTTGGAAGTGATAATGTATATTGCGTCTCAATGCCGTCTAAATGGAGCTCATCTCATTCAAAGAGTGATGCAAAAGATTTAGCTAAAAGGTTAAATATAAATTTCAACATCATCCCAATTGAAAAATTGATGACCTCTTTTGAAGATTCTTTTGTAAAAACTATAGATTTCGAAATGGCTGAAATAACAAATCAAAATATTCAGTCAAGGATAAGAGGAACGCTTCTGATGGCTTTAGCAAATCAAGAAAAGCATTTATTACTTTCAACAGGTAATAAATCAGAACTAGCCGTAGGATATTGCACACTTTATGGTGATATGAATGGAGGATTATCTGTAATAGGGGATTTATATAAGAGTAATGTTTTTAAATTATGCAATTGGCTTGATAGTAAAGATTCAATTAATCACAGAAAATCATATATGTTAAATATTAATGAAGATATAATTGGAGAAAATATACGTAAGAAAGCTCCGAGTGCCGAATTAGGGCCTAATCAATTAGATACTGATTCTCTACCACCTTATTCCATCCTAGATAATATTCTTAAAGGAATTATTGAAGAGAAAAAAGATTTAAAACAACTTGAAGAATATGGTTTTAAAAAAGAATTAATTTTAAAAATAATTTCACTTATAAAAAAAGCAGAATTTAAAAGGAAACAGGCTCCTCCAATTTTAAAATTAAGCAGTCAATCATTGGGAAGTGACTGGAGAATTCCCATAGCAATATCTTATTAA
- a CDS encoding DUF3326 domain-containing protein, with product MENSPTIFIVPTGIGCEVGGFAGDALPTAKLLASASGCLITHPNVMNGGTLSEKDKNIFYVEGYSLDRLAKGEIALKTVKQQKIGIIFDSAIENEILVRHLQVADACVSTLGINVHSYVITKKPLNIVIDPDTLKISGGIIENPDTLIDAGKCLIEKGVTAIAIVAKFPDDSDSSKTNIYREGKGVDPIAGVEAVISHLISKFLKVPCAHAPALNPIELNEKLDPRAAAEEIGYTFLPSVLIGLSNAPDIVELPAKNELISLHPDQIETIVVPNGALGGEAVLAGIEKGLNIISVKNQNTLKVTNEFYDYPNLFEVDNYLAAAGIILAIKKGINLDSVKRPLKKIQKIFNND from the coding sequence ATGGAAAATTCACCAACAATATTCATTGTCCCAACTGGTATTGGTTGCGAAGTAGGAGGTTTTGCTGGGGATGCGCTTCCTACCGCTAAATTATTAGCATCGGCAAGTGGATGTTTAATTACTCATCCAAATGTTATGAATGGCGGTACTCTTTCTGAAAAAGATAAAAATATTTTTTATGTTGAGGGTTATAGTTTAGACCGACTTGCTAAAGGAGAAATCGCTTTAAAAACTGTAAAGCAACAGAAAATTGGGATAATTTTTGATTCAGCCATTGAAAATGAAATATTAGTAAGACATTTACAAGTTGCTGATGCATGTGTATCTACTTTAGGGATTAATGTTCATTCTTATGTGATTACAAAAAAGCCATTAAACATAGTTATTGATCCTGATACTTTAAAAATCAGTGGTGGCATAATTGAAAATCCTGATACTCTAATTGATGCTGGAAAATGTTTAATAGAAAAAGGCGTTACTGCAATAGCAATTGTGGCAAAATTTCCAGATGATTCAGATTCTTCAAAAACAAATATTTATCGAGAAGGGAAAGGGGTTGATCCTATTGCTGGAGTCGAAGCAGTTATAAGTCATTTAATAAGCAAATTTTTAAAAGTTCCTTGTGCTCACGCACCGGCTTTAAATCCAATTGAATTGAATGAAAAATTAGATCCTCGTGCAGCTGCAGAAGAAATAGGATACACCTTTTTACCATCAGTACTGATTGGGTTAAGCAATGCACCTGATATTGTTGAATTGCCTGCTAAAAATGAATTAATCTCACTTCACCCTGATCAGATTGAAACTATTGTTGTTCCTAATGGGGCACTAGGTGGAGAAGCAGTACTAGCAGGGATTGAAAAAGGTTTAAATATTATCTCCGTAAAAAATCAAAATACATTAAAAGTGACAAATGAGTTTTATGATTATCCCAATCTTTTTGAAGTGGATAATTATTTAGCAGCTGCAGGAATAATTCTTGCTATCAAAAAAGGTATCAATCTTGATTCAGTTAAACGACCTTTAAAAAAAATTCAAAAAATTTTTAATAATGATTAA
- a CDS encoding 2Fe-2S iron-sulfur cluster-binding protein, with protein MNTMYFPRSCCAGVCTECASMIFEGSADQEDAMGLNYDLREKGFALLCVAYPKSDLNIVIGKVVEDDLYNDQFGKYQK; from the coding sequence ATGAATACAATGTATTTTCCACGTAGTTGTTGTGCAGGAGTTTGTACAGAGTGTGCATCTATGATATTTGAAGGATCTGCAGATCAAGAGGATGCTATGGGATTAAATTACGATTTAAGGGAAAAGGGTTTTGCACTTTTGTGTGTTGCATATCCCAAGTCAGATTTGAATATCGTTATTGGTAAAGTAGTTGAAGATGATTTATATAATGATCAATTTGGTAAATATCAAAAATGA
- a CDS encoding F0F1 ATP synthase subunit gamma, giving the protein MANLKEIRDRIVSVKNTRKITEAMRLVAAAKVRRAQDQVLKSRPFADKLARVLENIQSRVQFEAVDSPLLSKREVKSISLVCITADRGLCGGYNTNIIKKVEIRYAELVKQGFQPNLILVGKKAIGFFQNRKDRYVIKSTFKELEQVPTVKDSEGITNEILAEFLSENSDRVEIIYTKFITLVSCAPVVQTLLPLDPQGIAEENDEIFRLTTKDSKLLVEKSNIEKSDSEKLPSDIVFEQSPDQLLDSLLPLYLQNQVLRALQESAASELACRMTAMNNASDNAKELASTLNLTYNKARQAAITQEILEVVGGSVV; this is encoded by the coding sequence ATGGCAAATCTTAAGGAGATTAGAGATCGAATCGTTTCCGTTAAAAATACAAGAAAAATAACGGAGGCCATGAGACTTGTCGCAGCTGCAAAAGTTAGGAGAGCTCAAGATCAAGTTCTTAAGAGTAGACCTTTTGCAGATAAACTTGCACGGGTCTTAGAAAATATTCAATCTAGAGTACAATTTGAGGCTGTCGACTCTCCTCTGTTATCCAAAAGAGAAGTAAAGAGCATCTCCTTGGTTTGCATAACTGCTGATAGAGGTTTATGCGGTGGCTACAACACAAATATAATAAAAAAGGTAGAAATAAGGTACGCAGAATTAGTCAAACAAGGGTTTCAGCCAAATTTAATTTTGGTAGGGAAGAAAGCTATTGGTTTTTTTCAAAATAGAAAGGATAGATATGTAATTAAAAGTACTTTCAAAGAATTAGAACAGGTACCCACAGTCAAGGACTCTGAAGGAATTACAAATGAGATTTTAGCTGAATTTCTTTCAGAAAATTCTGATAGGGTGGAAATTATTTATACGAAGTTCATTACTTTAGTGAGCTGCGCCCCAGTCGTTCAAACACTATTGCCACTTGACCCTCAAGGAATCGCTGAGGAAAACGATGAAATTTTTAGGTTGACTACAAAAGATAGTAAGTTACTTGTTGAAAAATCAAATATTGAAAAAAGTGATTCAGAGAAGTTGCCATCAGATATTGTTTTTGAACAAAGTCCTGATCAACTATTAGATTCGTTATTACCATTATATTTACAGAATCAGGTACTAAGAGCTCTCCAAGAATCAGCAGCATCAGAACTCGCTTGCAGGATGACTGCTATGAATAATGCCAGTGATAATGCTAAAGAATTAGCAAGTACTTTGAATCTAACCTATAACAAAGCCAGACAAGCAGCTATTACTCAAGAAATATTAGAAGTTGTAGGAGGTTCAGTAGTTTAG
- the atpA gene encoding F0F1 ATP synthase subunit alpha: MVSIRPDEISSILKQQITDYDQSVSVSNVGTVLQIGDGIARIYGLDQVMAGELLEFEDGTEGIALNLEDDNVGAVLMGEALGVQEGSNVKSTGKIASVPVGEAMQGRVVNPLGQPIDGKGEIPTSDTRLIEEMAPGIIKRRSVHEPMQTGITSIDAMIPVGRGQRELIIGDRQTGKSAIAIDTIINQKGQDVVCVYVAIGQKSASVANIVEVLRERGALDYTVVVSAGASEPAALQYLAPYTGAAIAEHFMYQGKATLVIYDDLTKQAQAYRQMSLLLKRPPGREAYPGDVFYLHSRLLERAAKLSDAMGGGSMTALPIIETQAGDVSAYIPTNVISITDGQIFLSADLFNSGLRPAINVGISVSRVGGAAQTKAIKKIAGTLKLELAQFDELAAFSQFASDLDEATQQQLERGKRLRELLKQPQFSPLNLAEQVAVVYAGVKGLIDEVPVEEVTKFATELREYLKLNKAEFIEEILKEKKLNDGLEATLKEVINEVKSSMLATV, translated from the coding sequence ATGGTATCTATACGCCCTGATGAAATCAGTTCAATCTTAAAACAACAAATAACTGATTATGACCAATCTGTAAGTGTTAGTAATGTAGGAACTGTTCTGCAAATCGGTGATGGCATTGCAAGAATATATGGCTTAGATCAGGTCATGGCAGGTGAGCTATTGGAATTTGAGGATGGTACCGAAGGTATAGCTTTAAACCTTGAAGATGATAATGTTGGAGCCGTTTTAATGGGAGAGGCACTTGGTGTTCAAGAAGGAAGTAACGTTAAATCCACAGGTAAAATCGCATCCGTTCCAGTTGGTGAGGCAATGCAGGGGAGAGTTGTTAACCCTCTCGGACAACCAATAGATGGGAAAGGGGAAATTCCAACAAGTGATACTCGATTGATCGAAGAAATGGCTCCTGGAATAATCAAGAGAAGATCAGTGCATGAACCAATGCAAACTGGTATCACATCTATTGATGCAATGATTCCAGTTGGAAGAGGTCAAAGAGAATTAATTATTGGTGATAGACAAACTGGAAAATCTGCGATTGCTATTGACACAATAATCAACCAAAAAGGTCAAGATGTAGTTTGTGTTTACGTAGCTATTGGTCAGAAGTCAGCATCAGTAGCAAACATCGTAGAGGTCTTAAGAGAGAGAGGAGCCCTAGATTATACAGTCGTAGTCAGTGCAGGAGCTTCAGAACCAGCTGCTTTACAGTACCTAGCACCTTATACTGGTGCAGCAATTGCTGAACATTTTATGTATCAGGGTAAAGCAACACTTGTTATATATGATGATCTAACAAAACAAGCTCAGGCTTATAGACAAATGTCTCTTCTTTTAAAAAGACCACCAGGAAGAGAGGCTTATCCTGGAGACGTGTTTTACTTACACAGCAGATTACTAGAAAGAGCAGCAAAACTTTCTGATGCAATGGGAGGGGGCTCTATGACAGCTCTTCCAATCATTGAAACTCAGGCAGGGGACGTTTCGGCTTACATTCCAACTAACGTTATTTCAATTACGGATGGACAAATATTCTTGAGTGCAGATTTGTTTAACTCAGGATTAAGACCAGCTATTAATGTTGGTATTTCTGTTAGCCGTGTTGGAGGAGCTGCTCAGACAAAAGCAATTAAAAAAATTGCAGGAACTTTAAAATTAGAACTCGCACAGTTTGATGAGCTAGCTGCTTTTTCTCAATTTGCATCTGATCTTGATGAAGCAACTCAGCAACAACTTGAAAGAGGCAAAAGATTAAGGGAGTTATTGAAGCAACCTCAATTCTCTCCGCTAAACCTTGCAGAACAAGTTGCAGTTGTTTATGCAGGAGTTAAAGGTCTTATTGATGAGGTTCCTGTTGAGGAAGTCACTAAATTCGCAACTGAACTTAGGGAATATTTAAAGTTAAATAAAGCAGAATTTATAGAAGAGATTCTTAAAGAAAAGAAATTAAATGATGGATTAGAAGCGACACTAAAAGAGGTGATAAATGAAGTTAAATCATCAATGCTTGCTACAGTTTAA
- the atpH gene encoding ATP synthase F1 subunit delta → MPLLNSVTTPYAEALLQVVNENLQTEEMVSEVKQLLELINDSPELEKALSSPILETDAKKKIIIEIFSNKVNSSLMNFLKLLADRQRIGILTSILERFLEIYRENSNIALATVTSAVELTDEQKGLITQKIINIAGTEKLELVTKIDPSLIGGFVASVGSKVIDASLASQIRKLGLSLSK, encoded by the coding sequence ATGCCACTTTTAAATTCAGTTACTACACCATATGCAGAGGCATTACTTCAAGTTGTGAATGAAAATTTGCAAACTGAAGAGATGGTTTCTGAGGTTAAACAACTCTTGGAATTAATAAATGATTCCCCTGAATTGGAGAAGGCACTATCCTCTCCTATTTTAGAGACAGATGCCAAGAAGAAAATCATTATTGAAATTTTTTCAAATAAGGTTAATTCTTCTTTAATGAATTTCTTAAAATTATTGGCCGATAGGCAAAGAATTGGAATTCTCACATCAATTCTTGAAAGGTTTTTAGAGATTTACCGAGAAAATAGTAATATTGCTTTGGCAACTGTTACTTCTGCAGTCGAGCTTACTGATGAACAGAAAGGTTTAATTACCCAAAAAATCATCAATATTGCTGGAACAGAAAAATTAGAACTTGTAACTAAAATCGACCCATCTCTTATTGGTGGTTTCGTCGCCAGTGTAGGATCAAAAGTAATTGATGCTTCCCTCGCTTCACAAATAAGAAAACTTGGCTTATCCCTTTCCAAGTAA
- a CDS encoding F0F1 ATP synthase subunit B: MNFTLLATEGFGLNFNLFETNILNWAVVIFGLYKFLPSFLGKMLQKRREGILLELKDAEDRLLNATQALEKAKKDLSSAEEKASQIKADSLKRSESIRMESEKKAIEEMARIKQSAISDESSEASRAISQLRKEAIELAIKKALDSLPNRLDQTKQENLVTQSINNIEEN; this comes from the coding sequence ATGAATTTCACTCTTTTAGCTACAGAAGGTTTTGGATTAAACTTCAATTTATTCGAAACTAATATCCTTAATTGGGCTGTAGTTATCTTCGGTCTTTATAAATTTTTACCTAGTTTCCTAGGTAAAATGCTTCAAAAAAGGAGAGAAGGAATCCTTCTTGAATTGAAAGATGCTGAAGATCGACTCCTAAATGCAACTCAAGCTTTAGAAAAGGCTAAGAAAGATTTATCTTCAGCAGAAGAAAAAGCTTCTCAAATAAAAGCAGATTCCCTTAAAAGATCTGAATCAATCAGAATGGAAAGTGAGAAAAAAGCGATAGAGGAGATGGCACGAATTAAACAAAGTGCAATCTCTGATGAGAGCTCCGAAGCATCCAGAGCAATTTCTCAACTTCGAAAAGAAGCTATTGAACTAGCAATTAAGAAAGCTTTAGATTCTCTCCCAAATCGACTTGATCAAACAAAACAAGAAAATTTGGTAACTCAATCAATTAATAATATTGAGGAAAACTAA